The following coding sequences lie in one Vanessa tameamea isolate UH-Manoa-2023 chromosome 17, ilVanTame1 primary haplotype, whole genome shotgun sequence genomic window:
- the LOC113400317 gene encoding uncharacterized protein LOC113400317, whose product MEGRKRQRCVYVTARQKKKLIELMSKHPELISCKVTQDFNYKDSQKLWQNIANECNAMPGARKTWRQWRKTWHDIRSKIKKKQAEPNGELPISTIMLSAAEQDALGIKTSSSTEDYQESTEFVPLSDNQNDNFNDELSAASISEPESPPEPKVFNITEQKTTKLKLRGSKHSSKHSNNCFLNCDLITVQEQRKIQIKEDYLNFKKDYLRQKLKLLKEQTEALKSIAKELSN is encoded by the exons atgGAAGGCCGAAAAAGGCAAAGATGTGTTTATGTCACAGCCCGTCAGAAAAAAAAGCTCATCGAACTGATGTCAAAACATCCAGAATTGATATCTTGCAAAGTAACTCAAGATTTTAACTATAAAGATTCACAGAAATTGTGGCAAAATATAGCAAACGAATGCAATGCTATGCCTGGAGCTAGAAAAACTTGGAGGCAGTGGAGAAAA ACTTGGCATGACATTCgctcaaaaataaagaaaaaacaagcTGAACCGAATGGGGAGTTGCCAATTTCTACAATTATGCTGTCTGCTGCAGAACAAGATGCTTTAGGCATCAAAACGTCTTCCTCTACTGAGGATTATCAAGAGTCAACAGAGTTTGTGCCTCTAAGTGACAATcaaaatgacaattttaatgATGAACTATCTGCAGCTTCCATAAGTGAGCCTGAATCACCCCCTGAGCccaaagtttttaatataacagaacaaaaaacaacaaaattaaagcTAAGAGGGTCAAAGCATAGTTCTAAACActcaaataattgttttttaaattgtgatttaATAACTGTCCAAGAGCAAagaaaaatacagattaaagaagattatttaaactttaaaaaagatTACTTGAGACAgaagttaaaacttttaaaggAACAAACGGAAGCTCTTAAA